From the Lemur catta isolate mLemCat1 chromosome 1, mLemCat1.pri, whole genome shotgun sequence genome, the window GTGTTTCAAAAACAGTTTTTCTTTGATCAGAATATTGTCATTTAGCCTTGTTTCCTTACAGTTGGAATGTTAAAGAAATTCATCAGGCTGCTGACTATCTCAAAGTGGAAGAGGTGGTcactaaatgtaaaataaagatggaagattttgcttttattgctaaTCCCTCTTCTACAGAGTTATCTAGTATTACTGGAAACATTGAATTGAATCAACAGACTTGTCTTCTTACTCTACGAGATTACAACAATCGGGAGAAATCAGAAGTATCTACAGATTTAGTTCAGGCAAATCCTAAACAAGGAGCTTTAGCAAAGAAGTCGtctcaaagtaaaaagaaaaagaagtctttCAACTCCCAGAAAACAGGGCAGAATAAAACAGTACAATATCCCAGTGACATTTTAGAGAACGCATCTGTTGAATTATTCTTAGATACAAATAAATTGTCCACACCCTTAGTAGAACAAgttacacaaagaaatgataattcaGAACTCGAGTTGACATCAGTTATGGAAAATACTTTTCCAGCACAAGATATTGTGCAAACTGTTACAGTGAAACGGAAACGAGGAAAATCACAGCCAAACTGTGCTCTGAAAGAACACTCTATGTCTAATATAGCCAGTGTCAAGAGTCCTTATGAGTTGGAGAACTCTGGGGAAGAGCTGGATCAGAGGTATTCCAAGGCCAAGCCAATGTGTAACACATGTGGGAAAGTGTTTTCAGAAGCCAGCAGCTTGAGAAGGCACATGAGAATACATAAAGGAGTCAAACCTTATGTCTGCCACTTGTGTGGAAAGGCATTTACCCAGTGTAACCAGCTGAAAACGCATGTAAGAACTCATACAGGTAAGACCGGTTTGTGAggcaatataattatttttatactgtgtCTAAATTTTTTTATACAGAACATATTATCACATACTACTTGTCACCAAGATTTGGTATATTATTCTATTCATAAAAGTATTTAGCAATGTTAGactgttcaaatttttttttttttttttttagagacagggtcttattctgttgcccaggctggactggagtgcagtggtacaataatagctcattgtaacctcgaactcctgggcatgcgtcaccatgccgggctttttaaaaaaatttctttgtagagatgggggcctcgctgtgttgcccagactggtcttaaatgcctggtctcaagtgatcctcccaccttgtcctcccccAAAGTGCTGCCATTACAGGTGTGAGGTACCATGCCTGGACAGACTATTGAAAATTTACTTGTAATTGCAACCAACTACTTAATGgccatttgttttattataactGATATTTTAAGTCCTAATTCATCAGCTCCTTATACCATTTTCcctcaaaataaacataaatttggTTCTAGCTTCCCAAATACTTAACAGAGACAAAGATATTAAAACTGATAAAGAGAAAGTAATTACAACTCAGGCCAGTTTTCAGATATTGCCAACAGTTCTCATTATATACCTTGTAGACTTTGTTGACGTATGAATATGTTTATTAGAATTACACGTAAACATTGTCTCAGCTTCAGCATTTACCTTTATTTTGCATGTCCTTTCTGGTGGTAAAGTATTAGCACCCATTGGTACACTTAGATTTGTACTTTTTAAGATGCAGTATGTATGTCTCTCATTGATCATCTTTCACTATTATGAATTAACaaacattaatttcttttaattctactGGTGTTTTCAGTAGTCTGGAAAGATCCTATTTGCTTTTACTTACagcagttaacattttttttttaacattttctgaatACCAAAACTAGTACTGTTGATGAACTCTTTTTGAATGCTGATAATTACTTAAGCAActaaaacagaatattttcttctaaatataaattttatttacttgtccCTTTAGGTGAGAAGCCATACAAATGTGAATTGTGTGATAAAGGATTTGCTCAGAAATGCCAGCTAGTCTTCCATAGTCGCATGCATCATGGTGAGGaaaaaccctataaatgtgaTGTATGCAATTTACAATTTGCAACTTCTAGCAATCTCAAGATTCATGcaaggtaaaaaaacaaaa encodes:
- the MYNN gene encoding myoneurin isoform X2 codes for the protein MTEPDVTPRWRKKGEAERSAVTSSQDGGERVKKLCSPLGCYRSRVKFHSDIKMQYSHHCEHLLERLNKQREAGFLCDCTIVIGEFQFKAHRNVLASFSEYFGAIYRSTSENNVFLDQSQVKADGFQKLLEFIYTGTLNLDSWNVKEIHQAADYLKVEEVVTKCKIKMEDFAFIANPSSTELSSITGNIELNQQTCLLTLRDYNNREKSEVSTDLVQANPKQGALAKKSSQSKKKKKSFNSQKTGQNKTVQYPSDILENASVELFLDTNKLSTPLVEQVTQRNDNSELELTSVMENTFPAQDIVQTVTVKRKRGKSQPNCALKEHSMSNIASVKSPYELENSGEELDQRYSKAKPMCNTCGKVFSEASSLRRHMRIHKGVKPYVCHLCGKAFTQCNQLKTHVRTHTGEKPYKCELCDKGFAQKCQLVFHSRMHHGEEKPYKCDVCNLQFATSSNLKIHARKHSGEKPYVCDRCGQRFAQASTLTYHVRRHTGEKPYVCDTCGKAFAVSSSLITHSRKHTGERPFICELCGNSYTDIKNLKKHKTKVHSGADKTLDSSVENHTVSEQDSMQKSPLSETMDVKPSDVTLPLALPLGTEDHHMLLPVTDNQSPISDTLLRSTVNGYSEPQLIFLQQLY
- the MYNN gene encoding myoneurin isoform X3, translating into MTEPDVTPRWRKKGEAERSAVTSSQDGGERVKKLCSPLGCYRSRSQVKADGFQKLLEFIYTGTLNLDSWNVKEIHQAADYLKVEEVVTKCKIKMEDFAFIANPSSTELSSITGNIELNQQTCLLTLRDYNNREKSEVSTDLVQANPKQGALAKKSSQSKKKKKSFNSQKTGQNKTVQYPSDILENASVELFLDTNKLSTPLVEQVTQRNDNSELELTSVMENTFPAQDIVQTVTVKRKRGKSQPNCALKEHSMSNIASVKSPYELENSGEELDQRYSKAKPMCNTCGKVFSEASSLRRHMRIHKGVKPYVCHLCGKAFTQCNQLKTHVRTHTGEKPYKCELCDKGFAQKCQLVFHSRMHHGEEKPYKCDVCNLQFATSSNLKIHARKHSGEKPYVCDRCGQRFAQASTLTYHVRRHTGEKPYVCDTCGKAFAVSSSLITHSRKHTGEKPYICGICGKSFISSGELNKHFRSHTGERPFICELCGNSYTDIKNLKKHKTKVHSGADKTLDSSVENHTVSEQDSMQKSPLSETMDVKPSDVTLPLALPLGTEDHHMLLPVTDNQSPISDTLLRSTVNGYSEPQLIFLQQLY